GGCAtcagcgtcgtcgcgggACGAAAGGCTGGCGGATCTCTTCACCGGAACCTCCATgagcttctgcgcctcctccggtAGCGCCCAGCACAACTTCTGATTCACTGCCGAGAGATAACGAACGCGGTCTCCTGACGGGTCCCCGCTCGGTCGGATGAGCTGGAGCTCAGCTCGGACCGGCATCCGGGCcacctgcgcccgcgccagcagcagacCGATAATGGCCAGTCccttcagcgccgcgtctACTTGTGCTGCTTTTCTTTCTTGGAGGCGCAGGATGCGACACGGCTGGCTCCACAGACTGGCCCCTGGCGTCGGGCTCCTCGTCTGTTCCAGTGTTCTCCTGAGCAGCAGTCTGCGGGCTGGGATGTCTTGGACCGTGGAAtccctcctcgcctgagGGAGTCGAGCGGACACCTTCGTAAGGGGATGAGGTGACATTTGGCACGACGCCATCTGGCGAACGTGTCTGAGCCTAGCCACCTTTGTTCTCCTTCATATGAAAGAGAGAACGCAATCTTGAGCATGGAGGAATACAACCAACAGCTTTCCGCCTCTTATCTGCAtgaggcgccggaggggcGCTCGTCCAAGGTTGCGGTGATTCGTCCGATGTGGGAGGTGGAGGGGGGGGTATGTTGGGGGAGGCCGTGAGGGAACTCGGGAGGAGTCGGGAGGCAGTGAGCGGGAGTGCATGAGCCCCTCACTGCTTCTACTCGTTCCAGCGACGCTGCCTTTGCCCGactcagcagccgccgcgtcggcggctccGTCCTGTCCAGCAGCTCCTCCCTTCCGCCCCACCGTCACAGGCAGGCTTGGTGCCGCTCCGCTGGCGGGGTCACCTGGCCCCCGAACTGGGGAAGTCGTGCGCAAACTGTCCGTCAAAACCGGGAGCCACATGGCGGTTTCTGCCTCACGCATCGCCGCCTCTATTTGTTCGATAGTCACGACGGCGTATGGAGTCGCCTCTGCCACATGAATTACCCTCCTTTCACTGCCTCTCTtggaaggcggcgggggagggaCGAACGAAGGCGGAGATTCGAATTCTCCCAGTGACGCTGGGGCGGCGAATGCATCGCGTACGGTGGGGGTGGCGTAGCCGGGTTCGAGCTCTGGCTGACTCCCTGGCAACGAGGAATACAGGTCTCGATCAAGCAGCGCACTTGCATGATCTGAAGCTCTAGGGCTCGCATATTGCGGCTCTGACAGGGGCCGGGGGAGTGGAACTTTCGCATACCCACTAGGCCCCGCTGAAGTCAGAAAAAGTCCGCCGAGGGACGCGCCGGTCGGCGACTCGCTGGTGCGGCTCGTGTGGTTCTTCCTCACGCTCGAGTAGAGCGGACGTTGGGGACGTTCCAGTGTCAGCCAGTCCCCAGTGCCAGCCGCGGGATCCGGCTGCGGACTCCGATGC
Above is a window of Besnoitia besnoiti strain Bb-Ger1 chromosome Unknown contig00007, whole genome shotgun sequence DNA encoding:
- a CDS encoding uncharacterized protein (encoded by transcript BESB_071340) — translated: MSPHPLTKVSARLPQARRDSTVQDIPARRLLLRRTLEQTRSPTPGASLWSQPCRILRLQERKAAQVDAALKGLAIIGLLLARAQVARMPVRAELQLIRPSGDPSGDRVRYLSAVNQKLCWALPEEAQKLMEVPVKRSASLSSRDDADAEE
- a CDS encoding uncharacterized protein (encoded by transcript BESB_071350) translates to MWQESSHIMKNRFLRLSRGVFSVVCAAEILSRAAATQGPSGPTSGQDEVGGAARNWVEGNSWDVAQPEFELGNDAETILGGSVSSLGSQPQGAGPGSPHQDVEEEDAWSETSAAEASLANVQAGRRLAAKGSPPSSPFKEDKPCERGPPSPCATWAVTSVLGPHTGGEPAQRPSAPPSPRTVTLDALYAQPRPNRGGHANEGGKPTHRSPQPDPAAGTGDWLTLERPQRPLYSSVRKNHTSRTSESPTGASLGGLFLTSAGPSGYAKVPLPRPLSEPQYASPRASDHASALLDRDLYSSLPGSQPELEPGYATPTVRDAFAAPASLGEFESPPSFVPPPPPSKRGSERRVIHVAEATPYAVVTIEQIEAAMREAETAMWLPVLTDSLRTTSPVRGPGDPASGAAPSLPVTVGRKGGAAGQDGAADAAAAESGKGSVAGTSRSSEGLMHSRSLPPDSSRVPSRPPPTYPPLHLPHRTNHRNLGRAPLRRLMQIRGGKLLVVFLHAQDCVLSFI